The Triticum urartu cultivar G1812 chromosome 6, Tu2.1, whole genome shotgun sequence genome includes the window GCAAGGAGTACTTCTCAAATAGTGATTTCGGTCAAATAGAAAATCCGCCATATTTAATCGTGCATGGCACATACCCCTCATTCCAGGTCCTTCCTAATGGGCTGGCCCATCTAACGGGCATACAATCTTTCTGTGTTAGAACCTCCCTCCCGGTTTTTGGAAGTTTCCCAACCGGTTTTTATGTGTTCTTTGCTGGTTTTCACTTGGTTTTCTTCAATTTtcatttttccttttttttaatTCACTTCTTTTTCAATTTTGTGAACATTAATCAAATTTCTGATTATTTTTAAAATTCGTAAACATTTaacaaattcatgaactttttccaaTTGATGAATATTTTACATATTCATTAacatttttgaattcatgagctgttttcaatttcatgtagtttttttttcaaatttgtgataaattttcaaattcatgaactttttcaaattcatgaatttTTTAAATTCACAAAAGAAAACATATTCATGATATCTTTAAATTCATGTATTTTTCAGaattgatgaacatttttcaaatttacaaaaaaaatccaaattcatgatcttttctgaattcaacaatttttaaattcatgaactctTTGCAACCATAAACATTTATTCAAACCTGTGTTTTTCTCTAAAAATTCACATGTCAACAAtcagtgttttgtctatgtgAGGCAGCGGATGAACGAAAAAATCAAAGTAGGGCCGAGCAAGCGCTAGCATACTGGGCCGCGGCCTACATAGGCTACCCGCAAACGCTGCTTCGCCAATCGGCGCCATAAGCGCCAAACAAGCACTCCCTAAACAGAACTTGCCATGCTCGGGCATAGCGTGGAGTAAGCCGAGTTGTGGTTTGGGTCATGTTTTTGTGCCTCCAACGGTCTCAAAATGGCCTCATCTTACATCTTACATTTCTAAAAAGTTGATCAAAATTCTATTACCATGCAAAGCGTCCACCTCAATGTCCTCAATAAGGCCATGCATTTAGGTCTTCTCTCCCACTAAGCCATACAAAATCTGCTACATAAATGTACTTAGAAATTACAATTATTTTTGCATTAGTCTATGCATGTAACGCTGCCACATCGTACATGTATGTTAGTAATCCTTCACATTTTTTTGAAATGATATTTTTAACAGTAATTCAAAAGTTCTTATTCTATTTTTAGGGAATTTATTTTGTTGATGTTCAAGCTTATATTTTTTCCATTAGATTTAGTCATTTTAGCAACTATTTATGCATTTTTTAACAAAGTtaccgcagcaacgcgcggggcatcatctagtttctcctaacaaaatcatcatgtgttaactaaaaaaatgaaactgcaaaaacatcttatattcAGTCACAGAGGTTGTACTTATCATGCATGTGATTTTGTCTCTGGTGCTCAATGTAAGGTGTGCTCGCGAGGAGGGACGAGAACATCAGACATCCAATCCCAAGCCCAGCCGCAGTATCGATCACGGTACACATGCAATGCAGCTGTTCAACTACTACCAGTCTACAAAGCCGGAGAGGGCATGGAAATGCAAGGCAAAGCTAAAGCCGGGGCGTGCGTCCGTCGGATCTTTCCGTGTACGCACAGGCATCCTACACATGCATACCAGCTCACCCTCTGCACGCAGACACCCTCTTTGTTTCACTTTCACCGCCCGGCCCTTTCTCTTTACTGTTCCTACACGGCTACGGGCGTAGGTTCCTTTCAGCAAAGCGGCCTCGGTGTGCAGCCCTTGCAGGCAAGGCAAGGCGGGCCTTTTCCCGCGAGATCGATCCGAGGCGTGCCATGCAAGCAAATTAAGACCGCCCCCGACCCGATGCGATGCGGTTGCAGCAGCCTTGCCGGTTAGATTTGCTTGATGCCTCTGGATCGGCCGATCCGGCCGACAAAGCACGCGGTAAAGGTAGCTGTTATGTTGGTGATCTTTCGCAACCTAGCTGAACTCGCGTCAGAGACCCTCATCGATAAGATCAGCCTGAAGAAATGCGAGGTTTTACTAGGAACTCAGAATGACCGGCCTAAACCCTAGACACGGTCACTCTGCTCATTCAGAGCTCGGATTTGCCAGATCGAcggtgcatgcatgcatggatgcgtgTAAGCAGTACCACGTGGCTCGGGACGATCACGTCGGGTTGGGACGGATCGTACTCCACTCTTGCAGTCGCGGGCATGAGGCATGCATGTGCTCGGCTGTCCCAAATATGCTCGAGAGACAAAGAGGGCGCAGAGGCTAGCGGCAAAGGCTGTCGGCCTGATCCGGGCAAAGCTAGCTAAGCGATAGATTCCGGGCTCAGTTGCAAACACCGCGGTGCGGTGCGTGCTCAAGTGACAAGGCATCTTGTTTACGTACGTACTAGTTGTTTTGGAAACTCCTAGTGCATTACAGGCATACTAGATCGTATTAGCGCTGGCACTTGGTAGGAAGAAAGAACACCTTGATTGTTGGCCATGGCAACCTGCCTTGTTGCTCTCTCTGTTCCTCTAAAAGTTGTTATTTTCGACATTTATATGGAAATTCAGAGTACAAGTTTGACCATCAATTTTGTTTCGATCATTCTATGTCTCATGAGAATAAGAAAACATGTATATAAGACAATAGGAATAAGACGACAGATTTATAGAACCGAATGAACTTGTAGCCCGCAGAACTCCGATTAATGTACTACGTATGCAGCAATTACTACATGAGAGTACACCAGAAGATTTACCAAAACAAAATAGTACTGTAGCTAGCTAAAGCTAGGCAAATGTATTTGGGTAGACCAGTTTATAACACCACCAGATCTGGAGTCTGGACTAGACACACTAGATGAATCAGGACACAGGCCTGCAAAGCTCTCTTGGCAAACAAAATGAAACTACAAGAACGTTTCCAACGCATCAACGACCTAGCAAATTAATCAAAGCACTCACCATATCCCCAGTAGTAATACTGACACGTGCAGGAACAAGATCGAGGAACCCAACAAACAGCAACTCACAACACACAGCCGCAATCAACCTTCAAACGCGCACGACGATCTTGATCGCCAGCAGGAACGCCAGAGCCAAGGATAGCCGGCCGGGAGCCGCGCTGATCGCGCCGTTCTTCTTCGCATGGTCCTCTCGTTCGTCGTCCCCGTCGTCCGCCGAAGGCGCGTCGGCGGCGTCGTCCGCTGACCCGGTCCCTTTCTTGGTCTTGGGCACGACGTCGGTGGCGTTGTGCCTTGAGGTTGGAGTTGAAGTCTCGGGCGACGAGGGCGCCTCGGCGGCCGGGGACGACATGACGGCGCCCACCTGCAGCACCGAGATGTTGTACGGCTCCTCGTGGATGGGCTTGACGAAGAGCACGCTGGTGGCGCGCGCGTCGTCGCCGGCGTCCTGAGGCACGAAGGCCACGCTCCCGCCCCGGCGCTCGGAGATCTCCACCATGCCGGCGCTGCCGGGCGCGTCGCCGGAGGCCTGGAACAGGGTGGACACGTCCGCGGAGCCGCCCGGGAGGCGGTGCAGCTTGTCGTGGTCGTAGTAGTCGACGAGGACGTGCATGGAGAGCACGTGCCGGAGCGCTTCCCGCGGGAGATGACGCGCCCTGAGCGGAGCCATGTCGGCGTCGTCGACCGCGAGGACCGTGATGGTGTTGCGCTCGTTGATTTCGTCCGCGAGGCCCGTCGTCGTGAGGAGGCGGCTGAACTCGGACATGTCCCGGCGCGCCGCGAGGATGGCGGTGATGTTGTGGGTGGCGTGGCACGTCGGCCACGTGGAgagggcgaggaggaggaggacggcgaaTGAGCTCGCGGTGAGAGCGCCGGGGAGTGACATTGTTGCGAGTCGCAACGTACGTGTGGCTCCCCTCTGGTGTTCTTGGGAAGTATGGCTCGTCCGGAGATGAAACAGGGCGACGAGTGTTTAATCAAAGAGGGCGACCTGCACCTCGGGTGCCCTTGGTTTTATGGCAAATGGTGGCTTGCCAGACGAGCAAAGTCTGTTTTGTGCCACCGCTTCTATTTTCTCGTACAGTATTAACTTGGCTTTCTTTTTTTTAGAACGAAGACGCCAGATGCGTCcggctttaaattaataaagctCCAACGGCAGAGTCATACCAATAAGTCTTACATCACCCAAAAGCCCCATCGGGCCACTACCATAATCGAGCGGAGAAGATAAAGTTACTGTCGCTTTACAAGGCATCGCCCGTACTGAGCACGCAGGCTCATCAAGCACTCAAAAGAGACTACGTCGACCACCGTAGTCATGGCTCCCTAGCCGCCGCATACACTTGCAGAATTCGCTGTTGCGCTGTCTTGATCAAATCAACATCCTTGCGCCTCCCCAACGGACTCCACTGctgcaaaagaagattgcatTTGAAGATGATATTAGCCGGATGTGTTGGCAAGGTCCCCTCGATCGCGAGTTTATTCCTAATTAGTCACAAGGACCATAGAAGAGCTCCGACACAGGTCCACACGACTCGTTTCGTTGAGCCTTGCAGCGCACCTAAAATGTGGATAAGCTCTGCAGCTGAGCGTGGGTCCCACTGGACACCAGCCGCGGACCGCACTGCGCTCCACGCAAACCGCGCTAAGGGGCACCGAAAGAAGGCGTGGTTCGCGTCCTCTGGGTCCCCGCACAATGCACAAGGCCCATTGGCCGGCCCATTCCGTTTGGCCACGTTCAGGGAAGTGGGAAGCTTATCGCGGAACAGTTGCCAAAGGAATAGTTTGATCTTCAGTGGCAACCGCGCGGTCCAAAGCCCTGCCACCACCAGCTGCGACGGCCCCTGGCACAGCTTGCAGTATAGAGACTTTACCGAGAACTTCCCAGAGCTGGTGAGCGCCCAGCTCACCGCGTCTGGTTGGTCCGAGAGCACCACCCGGTCAATCAACTGCCGCAGGGCTACAACACTGGCCTGCTCTGTCCCCTGAAGTTCACGTTTGAAATGAATCTCCGGAGGGGTCGTACGCAGCGCGTCAACCACCGACATGCCTGGGTCTACGGCAATGTCGTACAGGTCGCGGAATTCTTCCCATAGGGGGTGGGCGCCTATCCAAAGATCTGTCCAGAATCGCGCCGATCGCCCATCTCCAATCAAGAACTTAGCCCCCAAGGCAAAGGACGACTTGATCGTCTGGAGATCATTCCAAAAAGGCGAGCCCCTTGCTCTACCTTCAAAGAAATTCCCGTTGGGGAAGTACTTGGCCTTAAGGAGATCAACCCAGAGTCCGGACGCCCCCTGGGCAATTTTCCAAATCCACTTACACATCATAGCGATGTTAAGCAATCTAGAGTTGGTGATCCCAAGGCCCCCCAAGTCCTTGAGACGACACACCCAAGCCCATTTGACCATATGGTATTTACGGTTCGGGCTAGTTCCTTCCCAAAAGAATTTAGACCGCGGCGTGTCAAACTTTGCGTGCACCCCCTCTGTAAGCAAAAAAAGGCCCATAGCAAACATAGGCAGGGAAGCGAGGCTTGAGTTCGTGAGAACTAGTCTGGCCGCTTTTGAGAGGAATTTACCCCTCCAAGGGCACACCCTACCCCTCACCTTAGCACATAGAGGTTCCCAATCCTCTATCGTCGGCCTTTTGATGTCAACTGGAAGGCCTAGGTATGTCAGCGGGAATTTACCCACCTTGCAGTTGAGTAAATCCGCTATATGATTACCTTCCTCCGGCTCAACCCCCATCGTGAGCACCTCACATTTATGAAAATTTATTTTAAGCCCTGACATGAGCTCAAAACAAATTAGAATCGCTTTGACCGACGCAATGCTGTGGTGGTCAGGGCGAAACAAAAGCAGCGTGTCATCTGCATATTGCAGATGCGTCACTCCCCCTGGAAT containing:
- the LOC125512474 gene encoding fasciclin-like arabinogalactan protein 1 gives rise to the protein MSLPGALTASSFAVLLLLALSTWPTCHATHNITAILAARRDMSEFSRLLTTTGLADEINERNTITVLAVDDADMAPLRARHLPREALRHVLSMHVLVDYYDHDKLHRLPGGSADVSTLFQASGDAPGSAGMVEISERRGGSVAFVPQDAGDDARATSVLFVKPIHEEPYNISVLQVGAVMSSPAAEAPSSPETSTPTSRHNATDVVPKTKKGTGSADDAADAPSADDGDDEREDHAKKNGAISAAPGRLSLALAFLLAIKIVVRV